Proteins from a genomic interval of Candidatus Methylomirabilota bacterium:
- a CDS encoding FadR/GntR family transcriptional regulator has protein sequence MLRVIKKTRVYEDIVTQLKELIAEGKVKPGDQLPSERELSERFQVSRASVREAIRSLESMGWIQTRQGEGTYIASSVETLLASIAFTIQHQSNPLLQVFEARKILEPAIAALAAERATAEEVGGLEAILNEQAQQVTEGETGVEADTRFHSTLADAAKNEVLLRLNDAIIDRLHETRERSLQTEGRPARSLAGHQEILRAIQSKDPAKAREAMLNHLETIEHNVLKSPYDSLSKEEDSA, from the coding sequence ATGCTGAGAGTCATTAAAAAAACAAGGGTTTACGAGGATATTGTCACCCAGCTGAAGGAGTTGATCGCCGAGGGAAAGGTCAAGCCCGGGGACCAGCTGCCCTCAGAGCGAGAACTTTCGGAGAGGTTCCAGGTGAGCCGGGCCTCGGTTCGGGAGGCGATCCGGTCTCTCGAATCCATGGGGTGGATCCAGACCAGACAGGGTGAGGGAACCTATATTGCCTCGAGCGTCGAGACGCTCCTCGCCTCCATCGCCTTCACGATCCAGCATCAAAGCAACCCCCTCCTCCAGGTCTTTGAGGCCAGAAAAATCCTGGAGCCGGCCATCGCTGCCCTGGCGGCCGAGCGGGCCACGGCTGAAGAGGTCGGCGGACTCGAGGCGATCTTGAACGAACAGGCGCAACAGGTCACCGAGGGGGAGACAGGCGTAGAGGCCGATACCCGCTTTCACTCCACACTGGCTGACGCGGCCAAGAACGAGGTGTTGTTGCGGCTTAATGACGCGATCATCGATCGTCTGCACGAAACACGGGAGCGGTCCTTGCAAACAGAGGGTCGACCCGCCCGTTCTCTCGCCGGTCACCAGGAGATCTTACGCGCCATCCAGAGCAAAGACCCGGCCAAAGCCCGGGAGGCTATGCTGAACCACCTCGAGACCATAGAGCACAACGTCCTGAAATCGCCTTATGATTCCCTTTCCAAGGAGGAGGACAGCGCATGA